One window of the Chryseobacterium sp. CY350 genome contains the following:
- a CDS encoding glycine--tRNA ligase: MAKQEDVFKKVISHAKEYGFIFPSSEIYDGLSAVYDYGQNGAELKNNIKQYWWKAMVQLNENIVGIDSAILMHPTTWKASGHVDAFNDPLIDNKDSKKRFRADVLVEDYCLKIEDKENKEIEKAAKRFGESFDKDQFVATNPKILEYRAKRETILSRLAKSLENEDLADVKALIEELEIADPDTGSRNWTEVRQFNLMFGTKLGASADSAMDLYLRPETAQGIFVNFLNVQKTSRHRLPFGIAQIGKAFRNEIVARQFIFRMREFEQMEMQFFVAPGTELEFYEQWKQKRLNWHLALGLGNENYRFHDHEKLAHYANAAADIEFNFPFGFKELEGIHSRTDFDLKAHEKHSGRKLQFFDPERNENYVPYVVETSVGLDRLFLSLFSHCLRDEVLEDGSERTVLSLPPALAPVKAAILPLMKKDGLAEYAENIFNDLKYDFNLFYEEKDAIGKRYRRQDAIGTPYCITIDHDSLTDHTVTIRDRDTMKQERVPVSELRRIIDEKTNFRNLLSKI, from the coding sequence ATGGCAAAGCAAGAAGATGTTTTCAAGAAAGTGATTTCTCACGCTAAAGAATATGGTTTTATTTTCCCTTCCAGTGAGATCTACGACGGTTTATCCGCTGTTTATGATTATGGACAGAATGGTGCAGAACTAAAAAACAATATCAAACAATACTGGTGGAAAGCGATGGTACAGCTTAACGAAAATATTGTCGGTATTGATTCGGCAATTCTGATGCACCCTACAACTTGGAAAGCTTCGGGCCACGTTGATGCTTTTAATGATCCTTTGATTGATAATAAAGATTCTAAAAAACGGTTCAGAGCAGATGTTTTGGTGGAAGATTATTGTTTAAAAATCGAAGACAAAGAAAATAAAGAAATTGAAAAAGCAGCGAAAAGATTTGGTGAGTCTTTCGATAAAGATCAATTTGTCGCTACAAATCCTAAAATTTTAGAATACAGAGCAAAAAGAGAAACAATTCTTTCAAGATTAGCAAAATCTTTGGAAAATGAAGATCTTGCTGATGTAAAAGCTCTAATTGAAGAATTGGAAATTGCTGATCCGGACACTGGTTCAAGAAACTGGACGGAAGTAAGACAATTCAATTTAATGTTCGGAACTAAATTAGGCGCTTCTGCAGATTCTGCGATGGATCTTTATCTAAGACCAGAAACTGCTCAAGGAATTTTCGTGAATTTCTTAAATGTACAGAAAACTTCTCGTCACAGACTTCCATTTGGTATTGCTCAGATTGGTAAGGCATTTAGAAATGAGATTGTTGCAAGACAGTTTATTTTCAGAATGCGTGAATTTGAACAGATGGAAATGCAGTTTTTCGTTGCTCCTGGAACTGAACTTGAATTCTACGAACAATGGAAGCAAAAACGTCTAAACTGGCATTTGGCTCTAGGTTTAGGAAACGAGAATTACAGATTCCATGATCACGAAAAATTGGCGCATTATGCAAATGCTGCAGCAGATATTGAATTTAATTTCCCCTTTGGATTTAAAGAACTGGAAGGTATTCACTCAAGAACAGATTTCGATTTGAAAGCGCATGAAAAACATTCCGGTAGAAAATTACAATTTTTCGATCCTGAAAGAAATGAAAATTACGTTCCTTATGTTGTAGAAACTTCGGTTGGTTTAGACAGATTATTCCTTTCTTTATTCTCTCATTGCCTGAGAGACGAAGTTTTAGAAGACGGTTCAGAAAGAACAGTTTTATCTTTACCTCCGGCTTTAGCTCCGGTAAAAGCAGCAATTCTTCCGTTGATGAAGAAAGACGGTTTGGCAGAATATGCCGAGAACATATTTAATGATTTGAAATACGATTTCAATTTATTCTATGAAGAAAAAGATGCGATCGGAAAGCGTTACAGAAGACAAGACGCAATTGGAACGCCTTACTGTATCACCATTGACCACGATTCATTAACAGATCATACCGTAACCATCAGAGACAGAGACACGATGAAACAGGAAAGAGTTCCGGTTTCTGAACTGAGACGAATTATTGATGAAAAAACGAATTTCAGAAATTTACTTTCTAAAATATAA
- a CDS encoding DUF4177 domain-containing protein: MKKKFEYKTVVLKPKVNFWTVEYDPNEMDKTLNQHGNEGWELVSVESREHMGTYLFHYTFKREL, translated from the coding sequence ATGAAAAAAAAATTTGAATACAAAACCGTTGTTTTAAAGCCTAAAGTTAATTTTTGGACTGTCGAATACGATCCAAACGAAATGGACAAAACATTAAACCAGCATGGTAATGAAGGTTGGGAATTAGTGAGTGTCGAAAGTAGAGAACATATGGGTACGTATTTGTTTCATTATACTTTCAAACGCGAACTTTGA
- a CDS encoding pseudouridine synthase: MLEILYHDEHLIAINKPSGLLVHKSFYSGEADTYAIQELRNQIGQKVYPVHRLDRKTSGVLLFTLDKETLRTMSEQFASREVEKKYIAILRGWAKDEETIDYDLINENEITQNAITYYQRLQISEIDLPFLKHQTSRYCLVEAIPETGRFHQLRKHFKHILHPILGCRKHGCNKQNKLWLETFGVTKMTLHAHQLTFNHPISNERITVNATIDDEFKRVGDILKLDLSLYS; the protein is encoded by the coding sequence ATGTTAGAAATTCTGTATCACGACGAACATCTCATTGCCATTAATAAACCAAGCGGATTACTGGTTCATAAATCATTTTATTCCGGTGAAGCAGACACGTATGCCATTCAGGAATTGAGAAATCAAATCGGGCAAAAAGTTTATCCTGTACATCGTTTAGACAGAAAGACTTCCGGTGTTTTGTTGTTTACGTTAGATAAAGAAACACTCAGAACCATGAGCGAACAATTTGCATCACGAGAAGTTGAGAAAAAATATATCGCAATTCTGCGTGGATGGGCGAAAGATGAGGAAACGATTGATTATGATCTAATTAACGAAAACGAAATAACACAAAATGCAATAACCTATTATCAACGTCTGCAGATTTCGGAAATAGATTTGCCATTTTTAAAGCATCAGACCTCAAGATATTGTTTAGTTGAAGCTATTCCTGAAACAGGAAGGTTTCATCAGTTGAGAAAACATTTTAAGCATATTCTGCATCCGATTTTGGGCTGTCGAAAACATGGCTGCAATAAGCAAAACAAATTATGGCTTGAAACTTTTGGTGTTACCAAAATGACGCTTCATGCTCATCAATTGACTTTTAATCATCCAATTTCTAACGAAAGAATTACGGTCAACGCAACTATAGATGATGAGTTCAAAAGAGTAGGAGATATTTTGAAACTCGATTTGAGTTTGTATAGTTAA
- a CDS encoding quinone-dependent dihydroorotate dehydrogenase gives MYKSLIRPILFKFDPEEVHYFTFSMLKNFGFITKLFLPKPIVDKRLEREVFGLKFKNPVGLAAGFDKNAVLFNELGDLGFGFVEIGTVTPKAQVGNPKKRLFRLIEDGGIINRMGFNNDGLEAAIEKLKGNKGKIIIGGNIGKNTNTTPENYTQDYLDCFEGLHPHVDYFVLNVSCPNVGSHAKLEDVEYLRELITEVKKINQGKVNPKPILLKIAPDLNNQQLDEIIELIADTKIDGIVVSNTSVNRDGLKTSPEVLAEIGNGGLSGKPIRERSTKMIKYLSDKSNRAFPIIGVGGIHSAKDAIEKLDAGASLVQLYTGFIYEGPQLINDINQELLMRAGRILR, from the coding sequence ATGTACAAATCGCTCATTCGTCCTATTCTTTTTAAATTTGATCCCGAAGAAGTTCACTATTTTACTTTTTCGATGCTGAAAAATTTCGGATTTATTACTAAGTTATTTCTTCCAAAGCCAATCGTTGACAAACGTCTTGAGAGAGAAGTTTTCGGATTAAAATTTAAAAATCCAGTAGGTCTGGCTGCAGGTTTTGATAAAAATGCAGTTTTGTTCAATGAATTAGGAGATTTAGGTTTTGGTTTTGTAGAGATCGGAACCGTAACGCCAAAAGCGCAGGTTGGAAATCCTAAGAAAAGACTTTTTCGCCTAATTGAAGATGGTGGAATCATCAACAGAATGGGTTTCAATAATGACGGACTGGAAGCTGCGATCGAAAAATTGAAAGGCAACAAAGGAAAAATCATCATCGGCGGAAACATTGGAAAAAATACCAATACGACTCCCGAAAATTACACTCAGGATTATCTCGACTGCTTCGAAGGCCTTCATCCTCACGTAGATTATTTTGTTTTGAATGTGAGCTGCCCGAACGTTGGAAGCCATGCAAAACTGGAAGATGTAGAATATTTGAGAGAATTGATTACGGAAGTAAAGAAAATCAACCAGGGAAAAGTAAATCCAAAACCCATTTTGCTGAAAATCGCACCCGATTTAAATAATCAACAGCTTGACGAAATCATCGAACTGATTGCAGATACAAAAATCGACGGGATTGTCGTTTCAAATACTTCAGTCAACCGAGATGGTTTGAAAACTTCGCCGGAAGTTTTGGCTGAGATCGGAAACGGTGGTTTAAGCGGAAAACCAATTCGTGAGAGAAGCACAAAAATGATTAAATATCTTTCAGATAAAAGTAACCGTGCATTTCCAATTATCGGAGTGGGCGGAATTCACTCTGCAAAAGATGCGATCGAAAAATTGGATGCAGGAGCAAGTCTGGTTCAGTTGTATACTGGGTTTATTTATGAAGGTCCACAATTGATCAACGATATTAATCAGGAACTTTTGATGAGAGCGGGTAGAATTTTGAGATAA
- a CDS encoding DUF445 domain-containing protein, producing MNDELKRKQLNKYKGFATGLFVLMAVIFVVTTILQKTHESHWIGYVRAFSEAAMVGALADWFAVTALFRHPLGLPIPHTNLIENSKQKLGDNLGSFVVSNFLSPETIRPYIQKIKISNFVGEWLSKERNQEVLIKNLSDIILDILNKLDDSEVSTFISKKVSEMTDNIKLNQILGNGIIYLLDKNDHQKIVTNLSKQIKEYLIENDSMIQERVKKGSYSFIPSFVDNKIAEKIASGLSDFFREVEEDTNHEIRSLITKKIYDFSNYLKEDPKWNDEFKTIKNDFLKNDKLEEYSNDIWLSIKKTLGEELQENESSLKKYIIKNLNEFSENLKTDEKLQNKIDNWVRVTAYKYILKNTHQAGSLISSTVGNWQGKELSEKLELEVGKDLQFIRVNGTLVGGLVGLIIYTISHFFL from the coding sequence ATGAATGATGAACTTAAAAGGAAACAGCTCAATAAATATAAAGGATTTGCTACAGGACTTTTTGTTTTGATGGCAGTCATTTTTGTCGTGACAACTATTCTTCAGAAAACACACGAATCACATTGGATTGGCTACGTTCGCGCTTTTTCTGAAGCCGCGATGGTAGGTGCTTTAGCAGATTGGTTTGCCGTAACTGCACTGTTCCGTCATCCACTTGGGCTTCCTATTCCGCACACCAACTTGATTGAAAACAGCAAACAAAAATTGGGAGATAATCTTGGAAGTTTTGTAGTCTCAAATTTCCTTTCACCTGAAACCATTCGTCCCTATATTCAGAAAATTAAGATCTCAAATTTTGTCGGAGAATGGCTTTCGAAAGAAAGAAATCAGGAAGTTTTAATTAAAAATCTCTCAGATATTATTCTGGACATTCTTAATAAACTCGACGATTCTGAAGTAAGCACTTTTATCAGTAAAAAGGTTTCCGAAATGACTGATAATATTAAACTTAACCAAATTCTGGGTAACGGAATTATTTACCTTTTAGATAAAAATGACCATCAGAAAATTGTCACCAATCTTTCAAAACAGATCAAAGAATATCTCATCGAAAATGACAGCATGATTCAGGAAAGAGTGAAAAAAGGAAGCTATTCTTTTATTCCGTCTTTTGTTGATAACAAAATTGCAGAGAAAATCGCAAGCGGACTTTCAGATTTCTTCCGTGAAGTTGAGGAAGATACCAACCATGAAATCAGATCTTTAATTACAAAAAAGATTTATGACTTTTCTAATTATTTAAAAGAAGATCCGAAGTGGAATGATGAATTTAAAACTATAAAAAATGACTTTCTGAAAAACGATAAGTTAGAAGAATATTCCAACGACATCTGGCTTTCCATTAAAAAAACGCTTGGCGAAGAACTTCAGGAGAACGAATCTTCACTTAAAAAATACATTATCAAAAATCTGAATGAGTTTTCTGAAAACTTAAAAACCGACGAAAAACTTCAAAATAAAATCGACAATTGGGTAAGAGTTACAGCTTATAAATATATTTTGAAAAATACCCATCAAGCAGGAAGTCTCATCAGTTCAACAGTCGGAAACTGGCAAGGTAAAGAATTGAGCGAAAAGCTTGAATTAGAGGTTGGTAAAGACTTACAATTCATTCGCGTGAACGGAACTTTGGTTGGCGGATTGGTGGGATTGATTATTTATACGATTTCACATTTTTTCCTTTAA
- the msrB gene encoding peptide-methionine (R)-S-oxide reductase MsrB — translation MCSQTQKPVKSTSMENTEAKNNPYYSRTDRTKLHVTNAEWKKILPPDLYAIAREANTERPFTGKYNEFDELGEYYCAVCGNHLFRSDSKFSSTCGWPSFFEADKEGTAYNRDSSHGMERIEVVCKRCDSHLGHVFNDGPPPTGTRYCMNSVSLEFVPDSKK, via the coding sequence ATGTGTTCGCAGACTCAAAAACCCGTAAAATCAACTTCTATGGAAAATACAGAAGCAAAAAACAATCCATATTACTCAAGAACCGACCGTACGAAACTTCATGTGACGAATGCTGAATGGAAAAAAATTCTTCCTCCGGACTTATATGCAATCGCGAGAGAAGCAAATACTGAAAGACCTTTTACAGGAAAGTATAACGAATTTGATGAGCTGGGAGAATATTACTGCGCTGTTTGCGGCAATCATTTATTCAGATCAGATTCTAAATTTTCATCAACTTGTGGATGGCCGAGTTTTTTCGAAGCCGATAAAGAAGGTACTGCCTACAACAGAGATTCTTCACATGGTATGGAAAGAATAGAGGTTGTCTGCAAACGTTGTGACTCACATTTAGGGCATGTTTTTAATGATGGTCCGCCGCCGACAGGAACTCGTTATTGCATGAATTCTGTAAGTTTAGAGTTTGTACCAGATTCAAAGAAATAA
- a CDS encoding murein L,D-transpeptidase catalytic domain family protein, whose product MKGFYSLLGIVYMVSTSFYLSPKKNENKGNISTSKIETIVENKSVNTKNTVSSSEELYQSISFENTNKLQFDVFAKALLGFENLKKAGKLDQEAHLLTICDFSLSSNTKRLWVIDTQEKKVLFNSLVAHGKNTGEEFATDFSNTESSLQSSMGFYITESTYNGDNGYSLKLLGMDKGFNDAAYKRAVVMHGADYVSEEFAAAHKRIGRSWGCPAIPRSLTEPIINTIKGKNCLFIYYPDQNYLSSSEWLKV is encoded by the coding sequence ATGAAAGGATTTTATAGCTTATTAGGCATTGTGTACATGGTTTCAACTTCTTTTTATCTTTCTCCGAAAAAGAATGAGAATAAAGGAAACATCAGTACCAGTAAAATAGAAACTATAGTTGAAAACAAATCTGTAAATACTAAAAACACTGTGAGTTCTTCTGAGGAACTTTACCAATCGATTTCATTCGAAAATACAAATAAACTGCAGTTTGATGTTTTTGCAAAAGCTTTATTAGGATTTGAAAATCTTAAAAAGGCAGGAAAGTTGGATCAAGAAGCACACTTATTGACGATCTGTGATTTCTCATTATCATCCAATACAAAAAGACTTTGGGTCATTGATACACAGGAAAAAAAGGTGCTTTTCAACTCACTTGTTGCTCACGGAAAAAATACTGGTGAAGAATTTGCCACTGATTTTTCTAATACTGAAAGTTCACTTCAAAGCAGTATGGGATTTTATATTACAGAATCAACGTATAATGGTGATAACGGGTATTCTTTGAAACTTTTGGGAATGGACAAAGGTTTTAATGACGCTGCATATAAAAGAGCAGTTGTGATGCACGGTGCCGATTACGTAAGCGAAGAATTTGCTGCAGCTCACAAAAGAATTGGAAGAAGTTGGGGTTGCCCTGCAATTCCGCGATCTTTGACGGAGCCTATCATCAATACAATCAAAGGTAAAAACTGTCTATTCATTTATTATCCGGATCAGAATTATCTTTCTTCTTCGGAATGGCTAAAAGTATAA
- a CDS encoding cupin domain-containing protein, giving the protein MENNSDFIAAIRLTTNDEGSCIFEKGKIPTLSSIKVSSFWISKHTEDWEKNIHPAPRRQYVVTLKGKIRFKVSDGSTFLIEPGVILLAEDTEGVGHSWEMEDEVAWERLYIPMNDTSENLFIPDSI; this is encoded by the coding sequence ATGGAGAACAATTCAGATTTTATTGCGGCTATACGGTTAACAACCAATGATGAGGGTAGTTGTATTTTCGAAAAGGGAAAAATACCTACTTTAAGTTCAATAAAAGTTTCTTCATTCTGGATCAGCAAACATACAGAGGATTGGGAGAAAAATATTCATCCCGCACCAAGAAGACAATACGTGGTCACTCTGAAAGGGAAAATTAGGTTTAAAGTTAGCGACGGCTCTACCTTTTTGATCGAGCCGGGAGTTATCCTTCTGGCAGAAGATACTGAAGGAGTAGGACACAGCTGGGAAATGGAAGATGAAGTAGCATGGGAAAGACTATATATTCCAATGAACGATACCTCTGAAAATCTGTTTATTCCTGATTCTATTTAG
- the fabF gene encoding beta-ketoacyl-ACP synthase II, which translates to MKRVVITGMGAVTPLGNNVEDFWQNSINGKSGTDLIKHFDTEKFKVHFACEVKNFDPKIHLTHNEIKRSDLFTQYALYSSAEAIQDSGLDFENMDPFDTGVIWGTGQGGMWTFEHEVMEFAKGEGNPRFNPFFVPKFIANMASGMISMKFGLQGINYTTVSACATGNTAIMDAFNYIRLGKAKVIISGGSEAAITPASVGGFSVMKAMSTRNDDFATASRPYDADRDGFVMGEGAGSLVLEEYEHAKARGAKIYAELSGAAMTADAYHMTAPHPDGAGAVKAMQLAIQEAGVNAEEINYINPHATSTPLGDLIELNAITKIFKGNTNLDISATKSMTGHLLGAAGAAEAILSIKAIQTGIIPPTINMHNIDERIPRDINIVFNEAKEKEINYALSNAFGFGGHNATLVFKKFK; encoded by the coding sequence ATGAAAAGAGTTGTCATCACAGGAATGGGTGCCGTAACACCATTGGGAAATAATGTCGAAGATTTTTGGCAGAACAGCATCAACGGAAAAAGCGGAACAGATTTAATAAAACATTTTGACACAGAGAAGTTTAAGGTTCATTTTGCATGTGAAGTCAAAAACTTTGATCCCAAAATACATCTTACTCATAATGAAATAAAAAGAAGCGACCTTTTTACACAATATGCGCTGTATTCATCTGCTGAAGCTATTCAGGATTCCGGATTAGATTTTGAAAATATGGATCCGTTTGATACGGGTGTTATCTGGGGAACCGGGCAAGGCGGAATGTGGACGTTCGAGCATGAAGTAATGGAGTTTGCAAAAGGTGAAGGCAATCCTCGTTTCAACCCTTTCTTCGTGCCAAAATTTATCGCCAACATGGCATCAGGTATGATCTCTATGAAATTTGGACTTCAGGGAATCAACTACACAACAGTATCTGCATGCGCTACAGGAAATACAGCAATCATGGATGCTTTCAACTATATTCGTTTAGGGAAAGCTAAAGTAATCATCAGCGGAGGTTCAGAAGCAGCAATTACTCCGGCTTCTGTAGGAGGCTTTTCTGTAATGAAAGCAATGTCTACCAGAAATGATGATTTTGCTACAGCTAGCAGACCTTATGACGCAGACAGAGATGGTTTTGTAATGGGTGAAGGCGCAGGCTCATTGGTTCTTGAAGAGTACGAACATGCAAAAGCCCGCGGCGCAAAAATTTATGCAGAATTATCAGGTGCTGCCATGACAGCAGACGCTTATCACATGACCGCACCTCATCCTGACGGAGCCGGAGCTGTAAAAGCGATGCAACTAGCCATACAGGAAGCTGGTGTAAATGCAGAAGAAATCAATTACATCAATCCTCACGCAACCTCTACTCCACTGGGAGATTTGATCGAGCTGAATGCGATTACCAAAATTTTTAAAGGAAATACAAATCTTGACATCAGTGCCACAAAATCGATGACGGGCCATTTGTTGGGTGCGGCCGGAGCAGCAGAAGCAATTCTTTCTATAAAAGCGATTCAGACAGGTATTATTCCACCGACGATCAATATGCACAATATAGATGAGAGAATTCCAAGAGATATTAATATTGTTTTTAATGAAGCTAAGGAAAAAGAGATCAATTATGCATTAAGCAACGCCTTTGGTTTTGGAGGACATAATGCAACTTTGGTTTTTAAAAAGTTTAAATAA
- a CDS encoding PaaI family thioesterase: MDKLAKLQAFIGREFTDSPSPFMRWLNPFVISAEEGQIVFQYKVRAEWLNPMGNLHGGVTAAIMDDIIGATMFSLNEKSFITTINNVIDYFSTAKEDDKIIAETKVIKHGRQFVNAQCEIWNEDKTRLIARGTSNLFKINN; encoded by the coding sequence ATGGACAAACTTGCAAAACTACAAGCATTTATCGGAAGAGAATTTACAGACTCACCTTCCCCTTTTATGCGCTGGCTTAACCCATTTGTGATCTCTGCCGAAGAGGGACAAATTGTATTTCAATATAAAGTAAGAGCAGAATGGCTGAATCCGATGGGTAATCTTCATGGCGGCGTTACTGCAGCAATTATGGATGATATCATCGGTGCAACAATGTTTTCATTAAACGAAAAATCATTTATCACAACGATTAATAATGTGATCGATTATTTTTCAACAGCAAAAGAAGATGACAAGATTATAGCAGAAACAAAAGTAATCAAACACGGTCGACAATTTGTGAATGCACAATGCGAAATCTGGAACGAAGATAAAACCCGCCTGATCGCAAGAGGCACTTCTAATTTATTTAAAATCAACAATTAA
- a CDS encoding TetR/AcrR family transcriptional regulator, with the protein MSKAEKTKQFIIEKTAALFNSKGYTRTSLSDISEATGLTKGSIYGNFENRDELAIEVYKFNSGLLGNNLLRSFGDEFPTPVDKLYAFVAFYRKNWHFVFANGGCPIMNAATESDDTFPDLKKQVSISFQNWKKSVSNIIVKGQEEGEFNKGINAQEYSSLFIMLIEGGILLSKTTDDEKYLNLALDRVLKIIDTEIKKNAS; encoded by the coding sequence ATGTCGAAAGCAGAAAAGACCAAACAATTTATTATCGAAAAAACAGCAGCCTTGTTCAACAGCAAAGGCTATACTAGAACATCATTATCTGATATTTCCGAAGCTACCGGTTTGACGAAAGGCAGCATTTACGGAAACTTTGAAAACCGGGATGAGCTTGCAATTGAAGTTTATAAATTTAATTCGGGACTTCTCGGAAATAATCTACTGAGATCTTTTGGAGACGAATTTCCCACGCCGGTCGACAAACTCTATGCATTTGTAGCTTTTTACAGGAAAAACTGGCATTTTGTTTTCGCAAATGGAGGCTGCCCGATTATGAATGCAGCCACGGAATCTGATGACACTTTTCCGGATCTCAAAAAACAGGTTTCTATTTCTTTCCAAAACTGGAAAAAATCAGTATCCAATATCATTGTAAAAGGTCAGGAAGAAGGAGAATTTAATAAAGGAATTAACGCTCAGGAATATTCATCACTTTTTATCATGCTGATAGAAGGCGGCATTCTGCTATCAAAAACTACAGACGACGAAAAGTATCTCAATCTGGCTCTAGACAGAGTTTTAAAAATTATCGACACCGAAATAAAAAAGAACGCATCATAA
- a CDS encoding OsmC family protein produces MKRNATAVWNGTVKEGKGHLTTQSTTLNQTQYSFSSRFEDGVGTNPEELLAAAHAGCFTMKLSAELSQAGFTPEELTTKSVITLDPSIGKITKSELTLTAKVPGISEEDFQKYAKIAEEGCPVSAAFNFEITLSATLA; encoded by the coding sequence ATGAAACGTAACGCAACAGCCGTTTGGAACGGTACCGTAAAAGAAGGGAAAGGTCATTTGACAACCCAAAGCACAACGCTTAATCAAACTCAATATTCTTTCAGCAGCCGATTTGAAGACGGTGTAGGAACAAATCCTGAAGAATTATTAGCAGCAGCTCACGCAGGTTGTTTTACGATGAAACTGAGCGCAGAACTTTCTCAGGCAGGTTTTACTCCTGAAGAACTGACTACAAAATCGGTCATTACTCTAGATCCGAGTATCGGAAAAATTACGAAGTCTGAATTGACTTTGACGGCAAAAGTTCCGGGAATTTCAGAAGAAGATTTTCAGAAATATGCAAAAATCGCAGAAGAAGGTTGCCCGGTAAGTGCAGCTTTCAATTTTGAGATCACACTGAGCGCCACTTTAGCATAA